Proteins from one Pseudomonas bijieensis genomic window:
- a CDS encoding type III polyketide synthase, with the protein MSTLCKPSLLFPQYKITQQQMIEHLEQLHDDHPRMALAKRMIQNTQVNERHLVLPIDELAVHTGFTHRSIVYEREARRMSSIAARQAIENAGLTTDDIRMVAVTSCTGFMMPSLTAHLINDLGLRTSTVQLPIAQLGCVAGAAAINRANDFASLAPDNHVLIVSLEFSSLCYQPQDTKLHAFISAALFGDAVSACVMRADDQAPGFKIAKTGSYFLPDSEHYIKYDVKDSGFHFTLDKAVMNSIKDVAPMMEELNYETFNQHCAQNDFFIFHTGGRKILDELVLQLDLEPGRVAQSRDSLSEAGNIASVVVFDVLKRQFDSGPVDGATGMLAAFGPGFTAEMAVGKWVA; encoded by the coding sequence ATGTCTACTCTTTGCAAACCCAGTCTGCTGTTCCCGCAATACAAGATCACCCAGCAACAAATGATCGAGCATCTAGAGCAGTTGCATGATGATCACCCGAGAATGGCTCTTGCCAAACGCATGATTCAAAACACACAGGTGAACGAGCGACACTTGGTCCTGCCCATCGATGAACTGGCAGTGCATACCGGCTTCACCCATCGCAGCATCGTTTATGAGCGCGAGGCCCGCCGCATGTCATCCATCGCGGCGCGCCAAGCCATCGAGAATGCCGGGCTGACCACAGACGACATTCGAATGGTCGCTGTGACATCGTGCACGGGTTTCATGATGCCTTCGCTGACGGCCCACTTGATCAACGACCTGGGCCTGCGAACGTCGACCGTACAACTGCCTATCGCTCAATTGGGATGCGTGGCAGGCGCTGCGGCGATCAATCGAGCCAATGACTTCGCCAGTCTCGCGCCGGACAACCATGTGCTCATCGTCTCCCTGGAGTTCTCGTCGCTCTGCTATCAACCCCAGGACACCAAGTTGCACGCGTTCATCTCAGCGGCATTATTCGGCGATGCCGTATCGGCCTGCGTAATGCGAGCCGACGACCAGGCGCCTGGTTTCAAGATCGCCAAGACGGGGTCTTACTTCCTGCCTGACAGCGAGCACTACATTAAATACGACGTCAAAGACAGTGGCTTTCACTTTACCCTGGACAAGGCGGTCATGAACTCCATTAAAGATGTCGCGCCCATGATGGAGGAATTGAACTACGAGACCTTCAATCAACATTGCGCTCAAAATGACTTTTTCATCTTCCATACCGGCGGACGGAAAATTCTTGATGAACTGGTCCTGCAACTGGACTTGGAACCCGGCAGGGTCGCGCAATCCCGCGACAGTTTGAGCGAAGCCGGGAACATCGCCAGCGTGGTGGTCTTCGATGTGCTCAAGCGCCAGTTCGACAGCGGGCCTGTCGATGGCGCGACTGGCATGTTGGCGGCCTTCGGCCCGGGTTTCACCGCTGAAATGGCCGTGGGCAAGTGGGTCGCCTGA
- a CDS encoding transporter substrate-binding domain-containing protein codes for MILDIAAVRGDLAPSGELRVAINLGNPVLAQRDETTGNLGGGSVALANALANELGLVARLTPYDAAGKVFAALEDELWDLAFLAIEPVRAEKIAFSSPYVSIDGTYLVRMDSSFQKAADLDGQGHRISVGRGAAYDLYLSRTLQHSELVRADTSASAVDLFLEQELEAAAGVRQPLERFARSTPGVRVLADNFTEIRQAMAVPKARKMAAEYIENFICRLVRDGFVARALAESGQSDARVVLPILPTAPI; via the coding sequence ATGATTTTAGATATTGCGGCTGTACGTGGTGATTTAGCCCCCAGCGGTGAACTGCGGGTAGCCATCAACTTAGGCAATCCTGTCCTGGCTCAACGTGATGAAACCACCGGCAACCTGGGGGGGGGCTCCGTTGCGCTCGCCAATGCATTGGCGAACGAGTTGGGCCTCGTTGCCAGGCTGACGCCATATGATGCTGCCGGAAAAGTATTTGCTGCGTTGGAGGACGAACTCTGGGATTTGGCTTTTTTGGCTATAGAGCCGGTGCGTGCAGAGAAGATCGCTTTCTCAAGTCCTTATGTGAGTATCGATGGAACCTACCTCGTACGCATGGATAGTTCATTCCAAAAAGCCGCGGACCTGGATGGCCAGGGCCACAGGATTTCCGTGGGCCGTGGTGCCGCGTATGACCTGTATCTCTCACGCACCTTGCAGCACTCTGAACTCGTCAGGGCAGACACCTCCGCGAGCGCGGTTGATCTGTTTCTTGAGCAGGAACTGGAGGCGGCGGCAGGGGTTCGACAGCCATTGGAACGCTTCGCCCGTTCCACTCCAGGAGTAAGAGTGCTGGCAGATAACTTCACGGAAATTCGCCAGGCGATGGCTGTTCCGAAGGCACGGAAAATGGCTGCCGAATACATCGAGAATTTTATTTGCCGTCTTGTGAGGGATGGCTTCGTAGCCAGAGCGTTAGCTGAGAGCGGTCAAAGTGACGCGCGTGTCGTACTGCCAATTTTACCGACTGCTCCCATCTAA
- the prpF gene encoding 2-methylaconitate cis-trans isomerase PrpF, giving the protein MTQRRIPAVYMRGGSSKGVFFLDESLPPAGAERDAILLRVIGSPDVYGKQIDGMGGATSSTSKVVVIGKSTREDCDVDYLFGAPAIETPVIDWSGNCGNLSSAVGPYAISEGLVDAPRDGVAVVRIWQANIQRRIIAHVPMRNGEVQEEGDFVLDGVAFPAAEVVLEFLNPGGSDGSILPTGNAIDELDIPGLGHLPVTLLNAGNPTIFIDADKVGLKGTETQDQVNGNAELLARLETIRAHCTVAMGLAETAEEATRVRPHTPKLCMIAQPQAYPAAGGKQVKPADIDVIARILSMGKLHHAITGTGAVAVAVAAALEGTLVNRIVGDIGDRQVRMGHTAGSVAVGAKTVLEDGVWVVEKAVMSRSARRLMEGWVRIPEVI; this is encoded by the coding sequence ATGACCCAAAGACGTATTCCTGCCGTTTACATGCGTGGCGGTTCAAGCAAGGGCGTGTTCTTTCTTGACGAAAGCCTGCCACCGGCAGGCGCCGAGCGTGATGCGATCCTGCTTCGTGTCATTGGGAGCCCCGATGTCTACGGCAAACAGATAGACGGTATGGGGGGCGCAACCTCCAGCACCAGCAAGGTTGTGGTCATCGGCAAATCCACACGGGAAGACTGCGATGTGGATTACCTGTTCGGTGCTCCGGCTATCGAGACGCCTGTCATTGACTGGTCGGGCAACTGCGGCAACTTGAGCTCGGCGGTCGGCCCATATGCCATCTCCGAGGGGCTGGTGGATGCACCTCGCGATGGCGTGGCAGTTGTCCGCATATGGCAGGCCAATATCCAGAGGCGAATCATCGCCCACGTTCCAATGCGTAATGGCGAGGTCCAGGAAGAAGGGGATTTCGTACTCGATGGCGTAGCTTTTCCTGCTGCCGAAGTTGTCCTGGAGTTCCTCAACCCGGGTGGTTCAGATGGCAGCATTCTTCCAACTGGGAATGCCATCGACGAATTGGACATTCCAGGCCTCGGTCATCTGCCAGTGACCCTGCTCAATGCGGGTAACCCGACCATCTTTATCGATGCAGATAAGGTGGGTCTTAAAGGTACCGAAACTCAAGACCAGGTAAACGGTAATGCTGAGCTGCTTGCACGGCTTGAGACCATTCGTGCGCATTGCACGGTAGCCATGGGGCTGGCTGAAACGGCAGAAGAAGCCACGCGAGTGCGTCCCCACACGCCGAAGCTTTGCATGATTGCCCAGCCTCAAGCCTATCCAGCAGCGGGCGGCAAACAGGTTAAGCCCGCTGACATTGACGTGATTGCTCGGATTCTCTCGATGGGCAAGCTTCATCACGCGATCACTGGTACCGGTGCCGTGGCTGTCGCTGTTGCGGCGGCGCTCGAAGGCACGCTCGTCAATCGCATTGTCGGTGATATCGGTGATCGCCAGGTACGCATGGGCCACACCGCAGGCAGTGTCGCCGTGGGTGCCAAAACGGTCTTGGAGGACGGTGTCTGGGTGGTTGAAAAAGCTGTCATGAGCCGTAGCGCTCGTCGATTGATGGAAGGCTGGGTGCGTATCCCCGAAGTCATCTGA
- the phlG gene encoding 2,4-diacetylphloroglucinol hydrolase — MEARVMTPFTYFSLPMQKQFLANQQAIQGKPYAEFFRSKISVPLSAVEKIQQGPMPLADTLTPSIEDLNRMLAADFISEEAGYALLPGPMAYVQSRKFFPNCTAEMLKWWFMWHPLEAERYTLWFPYAHVENPCVHHERLSDTTLSFEESLYGNTFCASEYVGDRLMHLHIHFRDPCELGFCPDLYRESKIDGSVSALMSLAHEPQVPVSLMAHLFKECPEGLYLTSRYWVGSHPAMQRFPGAERAAQLLEESGLGEVELETLAYEFAVHDMCEFNHLASILPSLHAQFSGAK, encoded by the coding sequence ATGGAAGCGCGCGTAATGACACCTTTCACCTACTTCTCATTGCCAATGCAGAAGCAGTTCCTGGCCAATCAACAGGCCATTCAAGGCAAACCCTACGCCGAATTTTTCCGCTCGAAGATCAGCGTGCCGCTCAGTGCTGTCGAAAAAATACAGCAAGGCCCCATGCCGCTGGCTGACACCTTGACGCCCAGTATTGAAGACCTCAACCGCATGCTCGCTGCTGATTTCATTAGCGAAGAGGCAGGCTACGCCTTGCTGCCAGGGCCAATGGCTTATGTGCAAAGCCGCAAGTTTTTCCCCAACTGCACAGCTGAAATGCTCAAGTGGTGGTTCATGTGGCATCCATTGGAGGCTGAACGCTACACCTTGTGGTTTCCTTATGCCCATGTGGAAAACCCCTGCGTTCATCACGAGCGTCTCAGCGACACTACCTTGAGCTTTGAGGAAAGCTTGTATGGGAATACCTTTTGCGCCTCTGAGTACGTCGGCGACCGTCTCATGCACCTGCACATTCATTTCAGGGATCCCTGCGAGCTGGGCTTCTGTCCGGATCTGTATCGCGAATCCAAGATAGATGGCAGCGTCAGCGCCTTGATGAGCCTGGCCCACGAACCACAAGTGCCTGTGTCGTTGATGGCGCACTTGTTCAAGGAATGCCCGGAAGGTTTGTATCTGACGAGCCGTTACTGGGTCGGCAGCCACCCTGCCATGCAGCGTTTTCCAGGCGCCGAGCGAGCCGCCCAGCTCCTGGAAGAAAGCGGCCTGGGGGAAGTGGAGTTGGAAACCCTGGCTTATGAATTTGCAGTGCATGACATGTGTGAGTTCAACCACCTGGCCAGCATCCTGCCGAGCCTTCATGCGCAATTCAGTGGCGCAAAGTAA
- a CDS encoding MFS transporter, with protein MKYLVARPWGGYERRMITLLSLSFGLVGLDRFIIMPLFPVIMRDLALDYQDLSMLSAILAFAWGGSALFMGAAIRVLGTKKLLVLSITLLSLLAGASALITSLVGLVLLRALMGVCEGAFTPVSIIVTDEVSQPCRRGLNLGIQQALFPIIGLCLGPLLAGVLLEVFGSWRAVFAIISLPGLLVAWYLYKTYQPTRAPSTASIAHTSRSQWRTALSSGNVRLNIALMLCILTCQFVLCALLPSYLTDILHLSNFSMAMIISAIGLGGFFGQLVIPGLSDQLGRKPVVSICFMISALLVGLLIISPPLPWLLFLQLFFLSFINFSLICITVGPLTSESVPPSLLATATGLVVGCGEILGGGVAPVVAGYIAMTWGLTAILFLALAGSLTGGLLSLWLKEANPLFNGLKDYAPLSARLTLEDK; from the coding sequence ATGAAGTATCTGGTCGCTCGACCTTGGGGCGGCTATGAAAGACGCATGATCACGCTTTTGTCGCTGAGCTTCGGGCTGGTAGGGCTGGACAGGTTCATCATCATGCCGCTGTTCCCGGTGATCATGCGTGACTTGGCCCTGGACTATCAGGACTTGAGCATGCTGTCGGCCATCCTGGCATTCGCATGGGGAGGCTCGGCCCTGTTCATGGGTGCCGCCATCAGGGTATTGGGCACCAAGAAGTTGCTGGTGCTGTCGATCACCCTGTTATCCCTCCTGGCCGGTGCGTCCGCATTGATCACCAGCCTGGTGGGCCTGGTGCTCTTGCGTGCCTTGATGGGCGTCTGTGAAGGTGCATTCACCCCAGTCAGTATCATAGTTACCGATGAAGTCTCGCAGCCCTGTCGGCGCGGACTCAATCTGGGTATTCAACAAGCATTGTTCCCCATCATCGGCCTGTGCCTCGGACCGCTGCTGGCCGGCGTCTTGCTTGAAGTGTTCGGATCCTGGCGTGCCGTGTTCGCCATCATTTCGTTACCCGGCCTGTTAGTGGCCTGGTATCTCTATAAAACTTACCAACCAACCCGGGCGCCCAGCACGGCATCGATTGCACACACCTCCAGAAGCCAGTGGAGGACGGCCCTGTCCAGCGGCAATGTGCGGCTCAATATTGCCTTGATGCTTTGCATCCTGACGTGCCAGTTCGTGCTGTGTGCCCTGCTCCCCAGCTACCTGACAGACATTCTGCACCTGAGCAATTTCTCCATGGCCATGATCATTTCCGCCATTGGCCTGGGTGGTTTCTTTGGCCAACTGGTCATTCCCGGCTTGTCCGACCAATTGGGTCGCAAGCCCGTGGTTTCCATCTGCTTCATGATCAGCGCACTGTTAGTGGGCTTATTGATCATCAGCCCTCCACTGCCCTGGCTCCTGTTTCTTCAATTATTTTTCTTGTCCTTCATCAACTTCAGCCTGATCTGCATAACGGTCGGCCCGCTGACCAGCGAATCAGTACCGCCCAGTTTATTGGCCACCGCGACAGGGCTAGTGGTGGGCTGCGGAGAGATTCTGGGCGGAGGCGTCGCGCCTGTCGTCGCCGGCTACATCGCCATGACGTGGGGCCTCACCGCAATCCTGTTCCTGGCACTGGCCGGAAGTTTGACCGGTGGTTTGCTGTCCTTGTGGCTCAAAGAGGCCAACCCGCTCTTCAACGGGCTCAAGGACTATGCCCCCCTATCCGCACGCTTGACCCTGGAGGATAAGTAA
- a CDS encoding Zn-ribbon domain-containing OB-fold protein, giving the protein MSLYPEQIHRMTTASMLREWREHGGKYRLEGSRCQDCEEIFFPRRTVCGACNSLNVEPYRCARTGTIQVSAHAENPILAAMGYGETVPRYMAMVRLDDGLVIASEIVDVIDPRQVVSGAPVRMVIRKHVRESNLAWQYAYKFVLVK; this is encoded by the coding sequence ATGTCCCTTTACCCTGAACAAATTCACCGCATGACCACCGCCAGCATGTTGCGCGAATGGCGCGAACACGGCGGTAAATACCGCCTCGAAGGCAGCCGGTGCCAGGATTGCGAAGAAATCTTCTTCCCTCGGCGCACAGTTTGCGGCGCGTGCAACTCGTTGAACGTAGAACCGTATCGCTGCGCACGCACCGGCACTATCCAAGTCAGCGCCCATGCCGAGAACCCCATACTTGCGGCCATGGGCTATGGCGAAACCGTGCCTCGCTACATGGCGATGGTGCGTCTGGATGACGGTCTGGTGATTGCCTCGGAAATAGTTGACGTCATCGATCCCCGGCAAGTTGTCAGCGGTGCGCCCGTACGCATGGTCATTCGAAAACATGTCCGGGAAAGCAACTTGGCTTGGCAATATGCCTATAAGTTTGTATTGGTGAAATAA
- a CDS encoding lactonase family protein produces MNASELSGHLMYRRRFAQLSAIAAGGIVAGLFNIPASAASSSDENKMAGNKAAQTPRFAYVGSRTTKERNARGVGITVYRYDPESGACVLVQTLDELVNPSFLAFDNSQNHLYCVHGDQSEVSSFAIDSKSGVLTKLNTVGTQGKNPVHLSVDPTNKFLAVANYATGSFALFPIREDGSLGDLSHAESLSGEAGPHKVEQGGSHPHMIPFDPSGRYVVIPDKGLDGIFVYRVRNNNAKLEATQVSLIKTREGAGPRHIVFAADARHAYVVNELDSSVTGYAYEADHGTLTPKEILSTLPRTFTGNSRAAAIVLAPSGRHLYVSNRGHDSVATFLISESGEFVALGHTPSQGRKPRFMNLTPDGARLFVANEETDNVVAFDVDINTGDLTANGQVIKTGSPVCMIFKTT; encoded by the coding sequence ATGAATGCTTCCGAACTCTCAGGTCATCTGATGTATCGCCGTCGATTCGCTCAGTTGTCTGCCATCGCGGCAGGAGGGATCGTGGCAGGCTTGTTCAACATTCCTGCAAGCGCTGCTTCCTCGAGTGATGAAAACAAAATGGCGGGCAATAAAGCCGCTCAGACTCCTCGGTTTGCATACGTTGGATCCAGGACAACCAAGGAGCGAAATGCACGTGGCGTGGGCATAACGGTTTATCGTTACGACCCGGAAAGTGGAGCCTGTGTGTTGGTTCAAACGCTGGATGAGTTGGTGAATCCGTCGTTTCTAGCCTTCGACAACTCTCAGAACCATCTCTACTGCGTTCATGGCGATCAGAGTGAGGTCAGCTCTTTCGCAATCGATTCAAAATCGGGTGTTCTGACCAAGCTCAATACCGTCGGCACACAAGGTAAGAATCCTGTTCATCTCAGTGTTGACCCCACCAATAAATTCCTGGCTGTCGCTAATTACGCGACAGGCAGCTTCGCCTTATTCCCTATCCGAGAGGATGGCAGCCTGGGTGACTTGTCCCACGCCGAATCGCTTTCGGGTGAAGCTGGCCCCCATAAGGTCGAACAGGGCGGCAGCCACCCCCACATGATTCCTTTCGATCCGTCAGGGCGGTACGTGGTCATTCCTGACAAGGGGCTCGATGGGATCTTCGTGTACCGCGTCCGAAACAATAACGCGAAACTTGAGGCGACTCAGGTCAGCTTGATCAAGACGAGAGAGGGCGCAGGACCGCGCCATATTGTCTTCGCTGCTGACGCTCGTCATGCCTATGTCGTTAATGAACTCGACAGCAGTGTCACGGGCTACGCCTACGAGGCAGATCACGGAACGCTCACGCCGAAGGAAATACTTTCCACCTTGCCACGGACGTTTACGGGCAATAGTCGTGCAGCGGCAATTGTCCTGGCACCCTCAGGCAGGCATCTGTACGTATCGAACCGGGGGCACGATAGTGTGGCCACCTTCCTGATCAGTGAAAGTGGTGAGTTTGTGGCCCTAGGGCACACTCCTTCGCAAGGTCGAAAGCCGCGCTTCATGAATCTGACCCCGGATGGCGCTCGCCTGTTTGTTGCCAACGAGGAAACTGACAATGTCGTCGCTTTCGACGTCGACATAAATACCGGTGACCTGACTGCAAATGGCCAGGTGATCAAAACCGGTAGCCCGGTTTGCATGATTTTCAAAACGACCTGA
- a CDS encoding fumarylacetoacetate hydrolase → MLLDSPVPQGGLGVFDFKSGQSREVRPPQGNLYEALAHCAERNMDWESYLNGLPSTPYPLTPAAVKYRPPLKPDNNLLVQISEITLCTAKTEQAWYYKGNGRLLKTDGDPLQVPYHSQSISSEPCIVCLYWVDQFGALRFIGFTLGNDIHDHVLHSRDAISSTHAHLRTCAIAPALIVGELQADLAINVQIERDGQPLTASHHRMSLHRWQSLRRYSQEFLEKHEQFLEPGLVHYVFHSLSHRTANVPLQHGDWLSIDCPELELAMNNQIVEEELVSLVPLPARRTPDHGCFDLPLPVPKKF, encoded by the coding sequence ATGTTGCTGGACTCTCCAGTGCCGCAAGGAGGCCTTGGTGTCTTTGACTTCAAATCCGGTCAAAGTCGGGAAGTGCGTCCTCCCCAGGGAAATCTTTATGAAGCCCTGGCCCATTGTGCTGAGCGAAATATGGACTGGGAGTCCTATCTAAATGGCCTGCCGTCCACGCCCTACCCGCTTACGCCAGCGGCGGTGAAATACCGACCGCCGCTAAAGCCCGATAACAATCTATTGGTCCAGATCAGCGAAATCACCCTCTGTACCGCCAAGACAGAACAGGCCTGGTACTACAAAGGCAACGGTCGACTGCTCAAGACCGACGGCGACCCCTTGCAGGTTCCTTATCATTCACAAAGCATCAGTAGCGAGCCGTGCATTGTCTGTCTTTACTGGGTCGACCAGTTTGGCGCGCTGCGCTTCATTGGTTTTACCTTGGGCAACGATATTCACGATCATGTATTGCACAGCCGTGACGCCATTTCTTCAACCCATGCCCACTTGCGTACCTGTGCGATTGCCCCGGCCTTGATCGTGGGGGAATTGCAGGCTGATCTGGCCATCAACGTCCAGATAGAACGCGATGGCCAACCCTTGACGGCAAGTCACCATCGGATGAGCTTGCATCGTTGGCAAAGTTTGCGTCGATACTCCCAAGAGTTCCTGGAGAAACACGAGCAGTTTCTCGAGCCCGGACTGGTTCACTACGTGTTTCACAGCTTGAGCCATCGCACTGCGAATGTGCCGCTCCAACACGGTGACTGGCTCAGCATCGACTGCCCCGAGCTGGAGTTGGCCATGAACAATCAAATCGTCGAAGAGGAGCTGGTTTCGCTGGTTCCATTGCCTGCGCGACGTACACCTGACCACGGCTGTTTTGACCTGCCCCTGCCCGTGCCTAAGAAGTTCTGA
- a CDS encoding hydroxymethylglutaryl-CoA synthase, whose protein sequence is MNKVGIVSYGSGIPVCRLKVDDVIQVWKNTDLSLVKDQLGVIERAVLQPDEDVITLGVLAAQRALDKAPPCSLEALYLGTCTNPYDSRASAAIILEMLGCGYDAFCADVQFAGKSGTSALQIAYALVASGMAGNALAVGADTINRNTAPGDLTESYAGAGAAALLLGTENVIAHFDASFSCAADVADNIRPQGDRYIRSGMGLGSDKNSIGLEDQTRRAASGLMAKIHAQADDFDYVVFQQNLVSTPYSLGKHLGFTKAQIEPGIYAQSVGDAGAASPLLGLVNVLDQARPGERILLVSYGFGAGSDAIALTVTDAIEAYQKTNVPLRTLLEDKYYVDYGTSIKYEFKYLRPDYALTAYL, encoded by the coding sequence ATGAATAAGGTAGGAATAGTGAGCTATGGCTCGGGTATCCCGGTCTGCCGGCTCAAGGTGGACGACGTGATCCAGGTGTGGAAAAACACCGATCTGAGCTTGGTAAAGGACCAATTGGGCGTTATTGAAAGGGCCGTCCTGCAACCCGACGAGGATGTCATAACCTTGGGTGTCCTCGCCGCCCAACGCGCGCTGGACAAGGCACCACCTTGTTCCCTTGAAGCGCTTTATCTTGGCACCTGCACCAATCCTTACGACTCCCGGGCCTCGGCCGCAATCATCCTGGAAATGCTCGGCTGCGGCTATGACGCCTTTTGCGCAGACGTGCAGTTTGCCGGCAAATCAGGCACCAGCGCCCTCCAGATCGCGTACGCCTTGGTAGCGTCGGGCATGGCGGGCAACGCTTTGGCGGTGGGCGCCGATACGATCAACCGCAACACCGCCCCCGGTGACTTGACGGAGTCCTATGCCGGAGCCGGAGCCGCGGCCTTGCTGTTGGGGACAGAAAATGTGATCGCGCATTTTGACGCAAGTTTTTCTTGCGCGGCGGATGTCGCTGACAACATCAGGCCTCAAGGGGACCGCTACATCCGCTCGGGAATGGGATTGGGCTCGGACAAGAACAGTATCGGCCTCGAGGACCAGACTCGCCGCGCCGCCTCGGGATTGATGGCCAAGATCCATGCGCAAGCCGATGATTTCGATTACGTCGTCTTCCAACAAAACCTGGTATCGACCCCCTACTCTCTCGGCAAGCACCTGGGATTCACCAAGGCCCAAATCGAACCTGGCATCTATGCCCAGAGTGTCGGCGATGCTGGAGCCGCGAGTCCTTTGTTGGGCTTGGTCAACGTACTCGATCAAGCGCGTCCTGGCGAAAGAATCCTGTTGGTTTCCTATGGATTTGGTGCAGGCAGCGATGCCATTGCCCTGACCGTCACCGATGCCATCGAAGCCTATCAAAAAACCAACGTTCCGCTGCGCACGCTGCTGGAGGATAAGTACTACGTGGATTACGGGACGTCGATCAAGTACGAGTTCAAATACTTGCGGCCCGACTATGCCCTGACGGCCTATCTCTGA
- a CDS encoding TetR/AcrR family transcriptional regulator, translating to MARKPSRSSIGSLRSPHTHKAIIISAIETLKECGYSGLSIEAVARRAGASKPTIYRWWGNKAALIAEVYESESEQIRKEPDKGSFKENLNFLLLNLWKVWRETICGEAFRCVIAEAQLDPSTLPKLKDEFMERRRELPRKLVENAIQQGELPKDTSRELLLDMIFGFCWYRLLTEQLEVEADINEFTTLLLNGVLRPTSAAVQGAAEA from the coding sequence ATGGCCCGTAAACCATCTCGGAGCTCCATTGGCTCATTGAGGAGCCCTCACACGCACAAAGCGATCATTATTTCCGCCATAGAAACCCTTAAGGAGTGCGGTTATTCGGGGTTGAGCATCGAGGCGGTGGCTCGCCGTGCCGGCGCAAGTAAACCGACCATCTATCGGTGGTGGGGTAACAAGGCAGCCTTGATCGCCGAGGTCTACGAGAGTGAAAGCGAGCAGATTCGCAAAGAGCCTGATAAAGGCTCCTTCAAGGAGAACCTCAATTTCTTGCTGCTCAATCTATGGAAGGTCTGGCGAGAAACGATTTGCGGGGAGGCTTTTCGGTGCGTCATCGCTGAGGCCCAGCTCGATCCCAGTACGCTGCCAAAACTGAAAGATGAATTCATGGAGCGGCGTAGGGAGTTGCCTCGCAAGCTGGTGGAAAATGCCATTCAGCAAGGCGAGTTACCCAAGGATACGTCGCGTGAACTGCTTTTGGACATGATCTTTGGGTTCTGCTGGTACCGGCTGTTGACTGAGCAGTTGGAGGTGGAAGCGGATATCAATGAGTTCACGACACTTCTGCTGAACGGGGTATTGCGCCCGACTTCGGCAGCGGTTCAGGGCGCCGCCGAAGCCTGA
- a CDS encoding thiolase family protein, translated as MCARRVAIVSAAYTPKPGSSRVRQTFKEMIVESAYQALNAIKMHPRELQAVAYGYHGEGISEYGGLGPTISDALGISPAPTFMSTANCTSSSVSFQMAHQMVASGEYDIVLCGGFEKMTDHFNYAEYIGSSTECEYDYFLGISHTDAFALATAEYFEKYGYAGREADVLATFGRQMRIYAHNTPTATRYGVPIPSLETLKNSEACGSMLAWGEASGCAILVAEHLVHRYTTQPVFVRGCAYTGVSHYFGTRYHNPTLQFPGLPKDVGMAVSANSLACAEIAYKKAGITAKDIDVAQVYDLLGAGLIQMESMGVCGPGQAGDFVLEGGIALDGQLPLNTDGGNIGRGHASGCDGILHITELFRQLRGESNNQVKGARIGVSQNLGGYAAHNSVIVLSND; from the coding sequence ATGTGCGCACGACGCGTTGCTATCGTTTCGGCTGCCTATACCCCTAAACCTGGCAGTTCCAGAGTTCGCCAGACTTTCAAGGAGATGATCGTCGAGTCCGCCTACCAGGCACTCAACGCCATCAAGATGCACCCTCGCGAACTCCAGGCAGTTGCCTACGGGTACCACGGTGAAGGCATTTCTGAATACGGAGGCCTGGGCCCCACCATCTCCGATGCCTTGGGGATCAGCCCTGCCCCCACGTTCATGAGTACGGCCAACTGCACCAGCAGTTCGGTGTCTTTCCAGATGGCTCACCAAATGGTCGCCTCAGGTGAATACGACATCGTTCTGTGTGGCGGCTTTGAAAAAATGACCGACCACTTCAACTACGCCGAGTACATCGGCTCCAGCACTGAATGTGAATACGATTATTTTCTAGGCATCTCTCACACAGACGCCTTCGCCCTGGCGACCGCCGAATATTTTGAAAAGTACGGCTATGCAGGACGCGAAGCGGATGTATTGGCTACCTTTGGGCGGCAGATGCGCATTTATGCCCATAACACTCCCACGGCTACCCGTTATGGCGTGCCGATCCCGTCCCTCGAAACACTCAAAAATAGCGAAGCATGCGGCTCCATGCTGGCCTGGGGTGAAGCCAGCGGATGCGCCATCCTGGTTGCCGAACACCTTGTGCACCGTTACACGACCCAACCGGTATTTGTCCGTGGCTGTGCCTACACCGGTGTATCGCACTATTTCGGCACGCGCTATCACAACCCGACGCTGCAATTTCCGGGGCTGCCAAAAGATGTCGGCATGGCGGTTTCCGCCAACTCGCTGGCCTGCGCCGAAATCGCCTACAAAAAAGCCGGTATCACCGCAAAGGATATCGATGTGGCGCAAGTCTACGACTTGCTGGGCGCCGGGTTGATTCAAATGGAGTCCATGGGCGTATGTGGTCCAGGCCAGGCAGGCGACTTTGTATTGGAAGGCGGCATAGCCCTTGATGGGCAACTTCCCCTGAACACTGATGGCGGCAACATCGGACGCGGCCACGCTTCCGGTTGCGATGGGATTTTGCACATTACTGAATTGTTCCGGCAGCTCCGCGGCGAGTCCAACAACCAAGTCAAAGGCGCCCGTATTGGTGTCTCGCAAAACCTGGGCGGTTACGCCGCGCACAACAGCGTCATTGTGCTTTCCAACGATTAA